AACCAAGAACACGAGCCATTGTTGCTCCATAAGTGGAAATCAGCCGCTGCAGGCTGGAACTTGAGCCGCGCAGCGGTTGCGGAGGGGGCGAAATCGACAGCCGCAGATCGGGAAAGCAGGCGGCTCTTCGAATGCGAAAAAGCTTATTGAACATGTGAACCGCCCCCTATCTGACCGGCACCAATTGATCCGCACTTCACACCAGGACTCGTCAGAATTTCAGTCGTCTCCGGATACACGCCGATTCTTGCCGAGCTGAGCCGCTTCCCGACCACTCCGGCCCCAAACGTCCCGATGTCGAGCCAGATGAACACCCTGCCGCAAAGACGGTCTCACTGCTGGCCAGGGATGCGGCGGTGCTACTATCGCCCCGCACTGCCGGCGGCCCGTCGCGGTCCCTGGCAAGCGCATCCCCGCCCTATCCCCCTGAAGAACCACGGATACCCAGCATGGAAATGGATTGGAGCAAGGCGCTGCAAGAAAGCCTCGGCTGGCTTGCCATCGCGTCCCTGATCACCATCGTTGCCTTCGCCGCGGCCGGTGCCGCAGCAGTGAAGTTCACCCGTTGGGGCAGCCAGTTCTGGCAGATCGCCGGCCCCTATCTCAGCCCGAAACGCAGCTGGCGACCGCTGCTGGCGTTCACCCTGCTGCTGGTGCTGACCCTGTTCTCGGTACGCATGAACGTGCTCTTCTCGTTCTGGTACAACGGTTTCTACAGCGCCCTCCAGGGGCTGGACCAGAAGGCCTTCTGGTACTTCCTCGGGATCTTCTCGGTGCTGGCCACCATCCACGTGCTGCGGGCGCTGTTCACCTACTACGTGACCCAGGCCTTCAATATCCACTGGCGGGTCTGGCTCAACGACCGGCTCACCGCTGACTGGATGAAGGGCGACGCCTACTACCGTGGCCAGTTCCTCGCCGAGCCGGTGGACAACCCCGACCAGCGTATCGAGCTGGACGTGAATTCCTTCGTCAACGGCTCGGTCTCCCTGGCGCTCGGCGCCGTGAGCGCGCTGGTCTCCCTGGTGGCCTTCACCGGCATCCTCTGGGGCCTGTCGGCGCCCTTCGAGCTGGGTGGCGTGGAGATTCCCCGGGCCATGGTCTTCGCCGTCTACATCTACGTGATAGTCGCCACCTGGATCGCCTTCCGCCTGGGCCGTCCGCTGATCCGGCTGAACTTCCTCAACGAGAAGCTCACCGCGAACTTCCGCTACGCCCTGATGCGCCTGCGGGAATACGCCGAGAACGTCGCCTTCTACCAGGGCACCGCGATCGAGCGCGGCACCCTGCTCGGCCGCTTCTCCGCGCTGATCGGCAACGTCTGGGCGCTGGTCTACCGGACCCTGAAGTTCGACGGCTTCAACCTGGCGGTGAGCCAGGTGGCGGTGATCTTCCCCTTCATCCTCCAGGCGCCGCGCTTCTTCAGCGGCGCCATCAAGCTGGGCGACGTGATGCAGACCTCCCAGGCCTTCGGCCAGGTGCAGGACTCGCTGTCGTTCTTCCGCAGCTCCTACGACACCTTCGCCCAGTACCGCGCCACCCTCGACCGCCTCACCGGCTTCCTCGACGCCAACGAGGACGCCCGCGAGCTGCCCCGGGTCATCACCCAGGATGCGGCGGACAGCCTGCGCATCGAAGGCATGGACGTGCTGCGCCCGGACGGCCACCGGCTGCTGGCGGACCTGAACCTCGCGCTGCAACCCGGCCAGGCGCTGCTGATCAGGGGCCCCTCCGGCAGCGGCAAGACCACCCTGCTGCGCTCCCTGGCCGGCCTCTGGCCCTACGCCGAGGGCAAGGTCCAGCGCCCCGGCGGGCACCAGGCGCTGTTCCTCTCCCAGCGCCCCTACCTGCCCCTGGGCGACCTGCGCACCGCCATCGCCTACCCCAACACCAGCACCCCGGCCGACGACGAACGCCTGAAGCAGGCCCTGCGCCGGGTCAACCTCGCCCACCTGGCGGAGCACCTGGACCTCAGCCAGGACTGGACGCGCATCCTCTCCATCGGCGAACAGCAGCGCCTGGCCTTCGCCCGGGTGCTGTTCAACCAGCCGCGCATCGTTTTCCTCGACGAGTCCACCTCCGCCATGGACGAAGGCCTGGAGCACGCCCTCTACTCGCTGCTGCGTGAAGAGCTGGGCGATACCCTGCTGGTGAGCGTCGGCCACCGCGCCACCCTCACCCAGTTCCACACCCATCGCCTGGAGGTGGACGGACAGGGCGGCTGGTCGCTGCTGGAGCAACAGCCGGCGATGGCGTAATACCCGCGTCCTCGAACGTCCCCAGCAGGATGCCGATGTGTGGGCGTCGATCAGGAGCGTCGTCGATCGCGATCGAGCAGCGAGCGCCGTAGGAGCCGGCTTGCCGGCGAATGCGCGGACAGCTTCGCGGGCGAGCCCGCTCCTACAGCAAATGCGCGAACAGGTTCGCCGTAGGAGCCGGCTTGCCGGCGAATGCGCGGACAGCTTCGCGGGCGAGCCCGCTCCTACAGCAAATGCGCGGACGGGTTCGCCGTAGGAGCCGGCTTGCCGGCGAACGCGCGGACAGCTTCGCGGGCGAGCCCGCTCCTACAGCAAATGAGCGAACAGGTTCGCCGTAGGAGCCGGCTTGCCGGCGAACGCGCGGACAGCTTCGCGGGCGAGCCCGCTCCTGATATGGATTGACCTGTCAACTCTGGGTCTATTCTTTCGTTTTGTTCTTCTCCGCCAGTGGCTTCGGTTCAGGGGGTGGAGGGCGATTAGGCGACGGTGGATCACTCTGATATACGTGGGTTGGTTACCGACCTGACTTCACTTCGTCGCGGAGCTGCCCTTCTCTACGGTCGTGGGTCTGTCCTCCTCGCAGAGGACGCCACATAGGAGCGCCAGGGGTTCTCCTCACCGGCCCTCCACCCCCTGAACCGAAGCCACTGCTGCGGGTTCATGCCACGGCCTTACTACCGTGTGCCTTGCCCGCCACCGCGCAGGCGATGGCCCAGATGAATCCCGCCAGCTCCCGGGCGATGGCGGTGGTGACCTGCTGCTTGAGCTTGCCCGCCGCCAGCAGCGCTCGATAACGACCGCACAAGCGCATCTGCGCGTGCCAGGCGATGGCCTGAACCACCGCCGAGGTTTTCGCCGCGCGCGCCTCGATGACGCGTGTCTTGCGTGCCGGGAAACGGTAGTTCCACCCCGCTTCCACCAGCACCCGCCGGACATGGCCATTGCCCGTGCGGGTAATGCGGCCCTGGCGGCGTGAGCCACCGCTGGAGTGCTCGCTGGGAACCAGTCCCAGGTAGGCCATCAGCTCGCGCGGCGAGTCGAAGCGACTGAGGTCGCCCAACTCCGCCAACACCGTCATCGCCGTGATCAGGCTCACCCCGCGCAACGCCATCAGGGCTTGCGCCACCGTACCCAGCGACCAGCCGGCCAGCGCTTCGTGCATTTGCGCTTCCAGATCGGCCACCCGCCGTTGCATCGATTTAACGGTGTCGAGGTACTCCTGCAGGACGATCTGCTGCACCGGCGAGTCAAGTTTCACGCTCGCCAACCAGTGGAAATGGGCCTGGGTCCAGCGACTTTTACCGGCATAGACGTGCCCATGACGCAGCAAGAACGCGCCCAGGCGTTGCCGGCACTTCAGTTCCAGGGACTTCATGTCCTCCCGGGCGCGCGTCAAGTCGCGGATCGCTTCCTGCTCCTGATCCGGCACCCACACCGCCGTCAGCTCGCCCGCCCGATGCAGGCGCGCCAACATCAGGGCGTCCCGACGGTCGGTTTTCAACCGCTCGCCCGCCTTGCGCGGAATCAGCGAGGGCGCCACCACCACGCAACCATGGCCCAGCGCTGTCAGCTCACGGTAAAGGCCGTAGCCGCAGGGGCCGGCCTCGTAGCAGAAGCTCAACGCCTCGCCCTGCCGGCTCAGCTGCTTGAGCAGTTTGCGCAGCGCGCTGTCGCGGTTCTCGATGGTGCCGTGATAGTCCGGCTCACCGCGCCCCGGCCGTGCCACCGCGACAGCAATCGTCGCCTGGTGAACGTCCAAACCTACATAGACCTGGTTAAACTCGTTCATGACCTGTCCCCCTCGATGCGGCTCTGTGTTGGAGGTGTTTCCACCCCGAAAACATAACCCGCGCTTTCGAGGTGGGGCAGGTCAATCCATGATGTCTACGTAATGAGCATGCGCAGCGGTCTTGGCGCCTGAAGAGAAGAAAAGAAATCGGGGCCGGTGTGAGGGGCACCGGCCCCGGTGGACGATGGGGCGATGCGAGCAGGATCGCAACCCGTCCACAAGGATCTCCACCTCCCGTACAGGCGAGAGGGAGTGCCAGGGAATCGTGGCGCTGGCGCGCCGGGTCCCAGGGCGGATCAGTGGTGACGATCCGGCCTCACCAGGCCCAGTTTCTCGATGCGGTAACGCAGCATGTCCCGGGTCAGCCCCAGCAGCCGGGCGGACTTGGTGACGTTCCAGTCGGTCCTGTCGAGCATGCGGATGACCATGTCCCGCTCCGAATCGGGCTCGCCATCGCCCGGGCCGTGCCCCCTGGCCTGGGTGCGGTAGTGTTCACCCTCCACCAGGGTCGGGCAGATATGCAGTTGCGCGGCGGTGACCAGGTCGCCCTGGGCCAGCAGCACGGTCTGCTCCAGCATGTTGCGCAGCTCGCGCACATTGCCGGGCCAGCTATAGCCCTGCAGCAGGTGCTCGGCCTCGCTGGAGAAGTGCAGCCCCGGCTTGCCGTAGCGCCTGCCGTGGAGCTTGAGGAAATGCCGGGCCAACAGCAGGACGTCCCCCTCGCGGGCATAGAGGCGCGGCACCTTGATGGAAATGATCCGCAGGCGGAAGAACAGGTCCCGGCGGAAGCGCCCCTGCTGCACCATCTGCTCCAGGTTGCAGTTGGTGGCGCTGATGATGCGCAGGTTCACCTTGCGCTCCTTCACCGAGCCGATGCGGCGGATGGTGCGGTCCTCCAGCAGCTTGAGCAGCTTGGCCTGGAGCACCAGGTCCATCTCCCCCACCTCGTCGAGGAACAGGGTCCCGCCGTCGGCCGCCTCCACCAGGCCCAGGCGGCGGTCCTTGGCGTCGGTGAAGGCGCCCTTCTCATGGCCGAAGAGCTCCGCCTCCAGCAGGTGCGCGGGGATCGAGGCGCAGTTGAACTCGACGAAGGGCCCCTTGCAACGCGCGCCGTCGAAGTGCAGCGCGCGGGCGATCAGTTCCTTGCCGGTTCCGGTCTCGCCCTCGATCAGCACGGCCGGCAACTCGGCGTCGACCATGCGGCTCTCGGCGTCCAGCAACTGGCGGACCATGGACTTGACCTCCAGCATCGCCGCCGACTCGCCGATCAGCGCCTCCAGCCCGGCGTCCTGGGCGGCGCGGGCCTGGTAGAAGTCCAGCTTGTGCTCCAGCCGCTGGGCATCCAGGGCCTTGTCCAGCAGCAGCTTCAGCTCGGCCAGCGCCACCGGCTTGGTCAGGTAGTGGAAGGCGCCGGCCTTCATGGCCTGCACCGCATCCTCGATGTTGCCGTAGCCGGTCATCATGATCGGCTTGACCTGCGGCACCCGGTGGCTCACCTCGCGGATGAGTTCATGGCCGCTCATGCCCGGCAGGGAGTTGTCGGTCAGCAGCACATCGGGCACCTGCTCCTGCAGCAGCTCAAGCGCTTCTTCCGCGGAGTGGCAGACCAGGGCCTCGAAATTCTTCCGCTCGAGGTAGGTCCTGATATTGCCGGCCAATAGCTCGTCGTCTTCGACGATCAGTACGCTGTGCTCCATTTATCCACGCTCCCCCGCCACCTTGAAGTTCAGGCAGATGCGGGTTCCCTCCCGTTCGCGGCTGGTCAGGCTGACCTGGCCACCGAAGCGTTCCATGATGCGTTTCACCATCACCAGCCCCACCCCCAGTCCACCCTGCTTGGTGGTGTAGTAGGGCTTGAAGGCCAGGGTTTCCTGCTTGCGGCTCATGCCCTGGCCGGTGTCGGTGATGGCCAGGGCCAGGCGCTTGCCGCTGCTGTCGGGGGTCACCTCGATGCGCAGCAGGCCGCCATTGGGCATGGCCTCG
This genomic window from Pseudomonas furukawaii contains:
- a CDS encoding ABC transporter ATP-binding protein/permease, which gives rise to MEMDWSKALQESLGWLAIASLITIVAFAAAGAAAVKFTRWGSQFWQIAGPYLSPKRSWRPLLAFTLLLVLTLFSVRMNVLFSFWYNGFYSALQGLDQKAFWYFLGIFSVLATIHVLRALFTYYVTQAFNIHWRVWLNDRLTADWMKGDAYYRGQFLAEPVDNPDQRIELDVNSFVNGSVSLALGAVSALVSLVAFTGILWGLSAPFELGGVEIPRAMVFAVYIYVIVATWIAFRLGRPLIRLNFLNEKLTANFRYALMRLREYAENVAFYQGTAIERGTLLGRFSALIGNVWALVYRTLKFDGFNLAVSQVAVIFPFILQAPRFFSGAIKLGDVMQTSQAFGQVQDSLSFFRSSYDTFAQYRATLDRLTGFLDANEDARELPRVITQDAADSLRIEGMDVLRPDGHRLLADLNLALQPGQALLIRGPSGSGKTTLLRSLAGLWPYAEGKVQRPGGHQALFLSQRPYLPLGDLRTAIAYPNTSTPADDERLKQALRRVNLAHLAEHLDLSQDWTRILSIGEQQRLAFARVLFNQPRIVFLDESTSAMDEGLEHALYSLLREELGDTLLVSVGHRATLTQFHTHRLEVDGQGGWSLLEQQPAMA
- a CDS encoding sigma-54-dependent transcriptional regulator, translated to MEHSVLIVEDDELLAGNIRTYLERKNFEALVCHSAEEALELLQEQVPDVLLTDNSLPGMSGHELIREVSHRVPQVKPIMMTGYGNIEDAVQAMKAGAFHYLTKPVALAELKLLLDKALDAQRLEHKLDFYQARAAQDAGLEALIGESAAMLEVKSMVRQLLDAESRMVDAELPAVLIEGETGTGKELIARALHFDGARCKGPFVEFNCASIPAHLLEAELFGHEKGAFTDAKDRRLGLVEAADGGTLFLDEVGEMDLVLQAKLLKLLEDRTIRRIGSVKERKVNLRIISATNCNLEQMVQQGRFRRDLFFRLRIISIKVPRLYAREGDVLLLARHFLKLHGRRYGKPGLHFSSEAEHLLQGYSWPGNVRELRNMLEQTVLLAQGDLVTAAQLHICPTLVEGEHYRTQARGHGPGDGEPDSERDMVIRMLDRTDWNVTKSARLLGLTRDMLRYRIEKLGLVRPDRHH
- a CDS encoding IS110 family RNA-guided transposase, which encodes MNEFNQVYVGLDVHQATIAVAVARPGRGEPDYHGTIENRDSALRKLLKQLSRQGEALSFCYEAGPCGYGLYRELTALGHGCVVVAPSLIPRKAGERLKTDRRDALMLARLHRAGELTAVWVPDQEQEAIRDLTRAREDMKSLELKCRQRLGAFLLRHGHVYAGKSRWTQAHFHWLASVKLDSPVQQIVLQEYLDTVKSMQRRVADLEAQMHEALAGWSLGTVAQALMALRGVSLITAMTVLAELGDLSRFDSPRELMAYLGLVPSEHSSGGSRRQGRITRTGNGHVRRVLVEAGWNYRFPARKTRVIEARAAKTSAVVQAIAWHAQMRLCGRYRALLAAGKLKQQVTTAIARELAGFIWAIACAVAGKAHGSKAVA